The Salvia hispanica cultivar TCC Black 2014 unplaced genomic scaffold, UniMelb_Shisp_WGS_1.0 HiC_scaffold_184, whole genome shotgun sequence genomic interval GCGTTATCTCCGAGGACCAGCAAGGACTTCGTGCCAAAACCTTAAATCCTTGACCTCAACGCTTGACGAGCCCAACACCAATCCGTCTGCTGGCTTCGAGTGCAACATCTGCCTAGAGCTCGTGCAGGACCCCGTGGTCACATTGTGTGGCCATCTCTACTGCTGGCCGTGCATATACCGGTGGATCAGTTCCCAACACGCCTCCCCCGAGAATCCCGACCACCAAAGCCCCCAATGCCCGGTTTGCAAGAGCAAGGTCACGGAAAAGACCTTGATACCCCTCTACGGCCGCGGCCAGAGCACGGACGCCTCCAAGGACGAGCCATCCCGTCTCATACCACAAAGGCCTCCGAGCCCCCGATGCCTGACCAACCTCATCATACCAAACGCGACGAGCAACTACACGCCGTACCCGTTCGAGCAACTCCACCGTAGAGGCTACGGTGCCCCGCCATCCCCTCGACGAGATTACGGAAGCTACCCCTCGTCCCCGGTCCTCGGACATGGAAGCAGCGCGCCACACTTGGCCGACCCCATGATCGGGGTGTTCGGGGAGATGGTGTATTCGAGAATATTCGGGAACTCGGAGACGACATTGTATACGTATCCGAATTCTTACTATACAGCCGGTAGCAGCTCTCCTAGGCTGCGATGGCATATGGTGCAAACTGATAAATCATTGAGCAGAgtatgtttcttctttttttgttgtatgaTGCTATGTTTGCTCCTATTTTGAGCTAAAtgtattttcaatattatgaTTTGTACGTATTatagtttatatatatgaGCATTATATACTATAAACACTTGTattctcaatttaattttagctaCTCAGTTGGTAGGACGTTTTCTATCATAAATAGATTTGGAATTCGAATCTAGCATAACTCGAGCACTGTGAtcatctatttataataatattcgATCCTTATCTATCATGACCGATTGATTGATAATGCTGGAGTGTGGTATAACACTGATTAATTCGCACGCATTGGTCATATgctattttgatttatcaatatgtgttattttttgcAACTTAATACCATGCCGCGGTAGGGTCGGTGATGCTTGATGAGATATTCCACTTGCAATAGTATATGATCTTTCCTTTGTCGCATTTATTATAGAAATTGAAACATTATTTGTGGCCCCTAAATTGGATGTCCGATTAGCTACGTGCATCTAGAAGAACAAATTTGTCCAACAAATTTGTCCACAATAGTAACTAATTTTGTGAGACTATAAGAATCAATCATTAAGAGATTATTAGTGgtcctattttatttgaaaatggcatTCTATAGAAGTCCCCACTGCCCTTTTTTCTAGAAGTAGGCGATCTAATTTTGATTCCCATCgcacaatttttcttttgagttATGGAATGAGTGATTGAGAAATATATTCTAGTTTAATGTCCCAATCTtacaaaaaaaagggcttGTGGCTCTCTAATTTCTTCTCCATTTTTAAATTCCTCGATTGATATACGGAAAGAGCTTGGAAGttcataataattaataactagaGGGATGTATTCCAAAActgatttttattgatttgattggGAATTGTGGTGGAACACTTGAGTCATGTGCTACGATTGGATATCcttcattttatattagtaacatttttaatattatcatattacatgaattatatgaattcatgatataaaaataatcaagcCGTTTAAAGTGCTTTTAAATAACCTGTTGGTAATATGATTGGTTATAGTAGTTTATGTTAATTTGCTCTCAATATGGGTGCTTTAAATCACCTTTTGCTAATATGAATCGCTCTCGTATGGTTACATTCAGTAAGAGAAGGTGTCAAGTAAGCCAAACTATTGTGTCACATTAgtcacaaataaataaatacctACGGGACATATCAAAGTACTCCCTATGTCCACGATTACATTTGTCATATTTGATTGTCCATGAATAATAGAGCatatttaaaaaggaaaagttttcaacttctctcttactttttttccttctctcttactaataatatagacTCCACATcctactaacactacttctctattttttttccttctatcttactttaccaattccacattaaaatccgtgtcattcacaatggtcctatttttcgtggacggaaggagtatcaTACTCCCACCATCCCTAATAATTCGTCATCATTTGACtcagcacgggttttaagaaatgtaatagaaagtgcgttaaaaaaaaattagtggaatatgtgtcctacttttatatattactccctccgtcccggagtattagactcataAGGCCATcttcaaccatttacaccaaattcaaacccatttttgagtttgggtcacaccaaaaagtagttttactccaatcatttactccaaactcaaacccaaaagaatattccatatttatattctttttataccttttcaattatacctacatatttacttaaattacatattaatcccataatattttatcaataatttatgtaacttaaataattatacaaatttttttattaatatatttatgtattaaatatattttatattaaaaaattacactacttttaaaattaaatacactaaacttgcaataataaaattcaaaatataaattgaaactcatttaaatatatcgcaattacataaaacatatcacgataaacataaaaaatagctaaaattCAAGACTCGAAATTTGTGTATTGTTCCCACAAATGATCAACTAGCGCATTTTGAAGTTCCAGATAAGcacttttatttcttattgtgTCATATCAGGTCATATACTCTTGAAATAATAACAAGATTTTTTCTGCAATATTCATTCctatttagttattatttgtaaaaaaacataatttattataatatagtcAGCTTGctaatttctatttaattattttgattagaaaaatatatgtaaattccATGAACAAATTGTGTCTAAATTATGTGGCTGATAGTTTGAATCAATTATCAAGTACTACTGTACTAGTACACAAATTGACAGTATACAAATTGGCCGCCGGCTGATTCaactatcaaaataataataaggactattatgcaatatttaaaacttt includes:
- the LOC125198676 gene encoding E3 ubiquitin-protein ligase RMA1H1-like, translating into MERYLRGPARTSCQNLKSLTSTLDEPNTNPSAGFECNICLELVQDPVVTLCGHLYCWPCIYRWISSQHASPENPDHQSPQCPVCKSKVTEKTLIPLYGRGQSTDASKDEPSRLIPQRPPSPRCLTNLIIPNATSNYTPYPFEQLHRRGYGAPPSPRRDYGSYPSSPVLGHGSSAPHLADPMIGVFGEMVYSRIFGNSETTLYTYPNSYYTAGSSSPRLRWHMVQTDKSLSRVCFFFFCCMMLCLLLF